The segment CGTGAGCAGCACCAGGGTCGCGGGCTGGATCACGGCAGAGCTGAGGCCCTGGAGGGCCCGTCCGGCCAGAAGCACGCCAAAGCTGGGGGCCAGGGCGCTGATGATGGCCCCGACCACGCCCAGCGTCAGGCCGGCGAGCAGCACGCGCCGGAAGCCGAAGCGGTCGCCGAGCAGACCGCCTGCGAGCAGCATGGCCGCGAAGACGATGTTATACACGTTCGCCACCCACGGCACATCGTGCGGGCCGACGCCGAACACGCGGCCCAGCGTGGGCAGCGAGGGATTCACGATCGAGACGTTCAGCATGACCACGATCACCGCCAGAGAACTGGCCGTCAGGATGGCCCGCTGGAGCGAGGGGGATGCAGGGTCGGGGGCGGCGCGGGCAGTGGTCATACCACAGAGTATGACGACCATCATATAAATGGAAGTGGGGGGAGGGCCATGACAGCAAGACTCACCCCATAGACAGGGTGAGCCCCAGTTTTGGAAGGCGTCTAGTCGGTACGGCTGGGCGTGTGCTGCCGCATCAGCCCGTCGCGGGTGGCCTTCAGCAGCTCGTCGCTCAGGGTCGGGTCGGACACGGCGCGCGACAGGGCCAGCGCCCCCACCATGCCGGCCAGGGTCGCCAGGGCGTCGGCACGGCGGGCCGCCGCATCCGGCGCGGTGGACAGCTCACTCATGTCGGCGATCAGGCGTTCCAGGGAACCGGTCAGGGCGCCACGCACCGCTTCCGGCTGCCGGGCCACCTCGCCGCTCAGGGTCGGCAGCACGCAGCCCGTGGCCGGATGATCGCGGTGCGCGCGGTTCACGTACCCGCGCACGACGCCCGCCAGTCCCTCGCCAGCCTCGCGGGCGGCCTGAACCCTGGGGTGCACGCTCGCCTCCAGGCTGCCCGCGAGAACCTCACCCACCAGATCGTCCTTGCTCTGGAAGTGCGCGTAGAACCCGCCGTGCGTGAGGCCGGCCCGGCCCATCACGCGGGCAATGCCCACGCCGTCGATGCCCTCGGTCTTGAAGGCCTCGGTGGCCGCCTGCACGATCCGCTCGCGCGTCTGCTGGCGATGGTCTTTCGGGTAGCGTGCCACGCTGCATCCTCCTGGAATCCGGCCGTTCGGGGTGCCCACCGTTCAGCCGGGGCGCCTCCAGCATATGACGGCCGTCATATCACCACCGTGACCCCCATGACGGGGCCGGCGTCCACTACCCCCCCACGTGCACGATCGGCCGCCGGTCGCGGTCGGGCTCCGCGCGGCGCAGGATCTCCCGGGTGAGGGGCGGCACATCCCCCCGGCCTCCGATCACGAAATCCAGCGCCAGCGGCAGCGGACTGCTCTCGGTCCAGCGCATGTACACCTGCGGCGGTGCGCCCTTCCCGCGCAGGTGCAGCATCACGGCCGCAATGGTGTTCGGCACGCTGGAGCCCGTCGCCTTGAGCACCCCGTACGGCCCCACCTGGAAGCCCGTGACCTCCACCACGTCCGTGAACTCGCTCGCGTCGTCCACCTCGACCTCCAGGAAGATGAACGGCTGCTCCGGCGGGAGGTGCACCATCTGCCGGACGCGCATCTCCTGTTTGCGGTACTCGTCCTCCGACGACCGGCCCGGATAGTGCGACACCAGCCGCAGCGGCCGGATCGGGGAGGACTTCAGCAGCCGGATGGCGGACTCGTCGAGCTGCACGCTGCTGACCCGCAGCTCGAAGGAACGCGACACCCGCGAGCTGATCCCCACGGCCAGCACCAGCACGATGAACAGCGCCGCAATGTACAGGCCCTGCGGATTGCTGAGGATCGTCACGGCACTCGTGTACACGAAGATCGCGCTGATGACCCCGAAGGCCCACGCCCCGAACCGCTGCCCCTGACGCGCCGCGCTGAGCGCCACCGCGACCGCCGCGCTGGTCATCATGGCCAGCACGCCTGTGGCGTAGGCGGCCGCCTGGTTGTCGACGTTGGCGCGGAAGGCCAGGGTCATCAGGACGCAGAGCAGCACGAACAGCAACACCAGCGGCCGGTGCGCGCGGCTCCACTCCGGGGCCATGCCGTAGCGGGGCAGGTAACGGGGCACGATGTTCAGCAGGCCCGCCATGGCCGACGCCCCCGCGAACCACAGGATGCTGATGGTGCTGACGTCGTAGGCGGTGCCCAGCAGCCCGCCCAGGTGCTCGTGCGCCAGGTACGCCAGGGCGCGGCCGTTCGCCTCTGCTCCCGGCTGGAACAGCGGCGCGGGAATCAGCAGGGTCGTGACCAGACTGCTGGCGATCAGGTACACGCTCATCAGCAGCGCGGCCGTGGTCAGCAGCTTCTTGCCGTTGCGGATCCGTCCGACCGGCTGGGCCTCCGTGTCGCCCGGATCGCCCTTGATCAGCGGCATGACCACCACGCCCGTCTCGAAGCCTGACAGGCCCAGCGCCAGCTTTGGGAACACCAGCAGCGCCGCCCCGATCACTGCCAGCGGCGACGCGTACCCGTGGCGCAGCGCCCCCAGCCAGTCGCCGATCACGTGCGGCTGCTGGGCGATCAGCACGAAGCCCTGGCCGATCACGACCGCACTGAGGCTCAGGTACACCGCCACCAGCACCACCGCGATCCCGATCGCCTCCTTGAAGCCCTTCAGGAACACCATGCCCAGCAGCAGCACCAGCAGCAGCGTCACCCCGACCTCGTGCCCACCCACCAGCGGTTTCAGGAACGGGTTTTCCGTGATGTGCGCCGCCGCGTCGGCCGCCGACAGCGTGATCGTGATGATGAACCCCGTCGCCACGAAGCCGATCAGGGTCAGCACCAGGAACTTGCTCGGCCAGTAGGTCAGCAGCCGCTCCAGCATGCTGATCGACCCGTCGCCGTGCGGACTCTGCTCCGCCACCCGGCGGTACATGGGCAGTGCCCCCAGCAGCGTGACCAGCACCAGCACCAGGGTGGCGACCGGGGAGAGCACGCCCGCCGCCAGCGCCGCGATCCCCGGCTGGTACCCCAGCGTGGAGAAGTAGTCCACGCCGGTCAGGCACATCACCTTCCACCACGGGTGGGTGTGGTGCTGCGCCTGCGCCTTCCGCTCCGGCTCGTAGAAGCCCTCGGTGTCCTGCGCAGGTTCTTCCTGTACCAGCCAGCGGGAAACGTCCTCGATGATGGGGTGGGGCGCACGCTTGGCTGAAGGCATTCCGGGTACAGTATCCACCTAGTTCGTGCCCTGCGCGCCGCACCTCCATAGGGTGGGTACGGTTCCGGTGGTGCCCGCCCGGATGGCCTGCCGGCGTGCAGGCGGCGCGGAAGGTCGTCCTGGGCTTCCTGAGAGGTCAAGTCTGAGAGAACCACGGCAAACCGGGAGATCCTTGCGGACACTCCCGGTTCACACTGCTGTTATTACTGGCTGGTCTCTGGCGTGGGCAGGTGCAGCGTCGTGCGGTTCAGGGTGCTGCTGCTCAGCGTGCGCTGGTACGTGGTCTGGTTCTCGGGCAGGAACACGAAATGCTCGGCGCGCGACCAGCCGCTGCTCAGCGTCCAGGTCTGGTGCATGTCCGGCGTGGCCGTCGTGAAGTCCACCGTGACGGCCGCACTCGCGTACGCCACCCGGTCATGACTGAGCACGGCCAGATCCTCGCCCGCCTCCCGCGTACCGTTGGTGTTCTTGTCCTGCCACATCAACCAGTGCAGCAGCAGCACCTTCGCGGTCGGCGTGCTGATGGTCGGCGTTCCGGTCACTCCGGCGGGCAGCAGGGACGCGACCGGCTGCGCCTTGGCCTCCGTGGTGGCCCCCGCCCATTTCGCCGGATCGACCTCTGCCGACGTGCTGCCGGAGGGCACGCTGATTTGGTAGACGCTCTCGCCGGCGTCGGTCAGCAGGTTCAGGTAGGCGTTCCCCGGCGCGGCCGGGAAGCGCACCTCCGCGCCCGTGGGCAGCGGCGGCCGCCCTCCATTCGGTGCCCCGGACGACGCGCTGCACGCCATCAGGCCCAGCGGCAGCACGCCCAGCATTCCCACCATCAAAACCCGCTTCATTTCAGACCTCCGCGCACACCCATGCTCGTCAGGCGATCACTGCTCGCATGCATCCGGATCGAGATTCCGAGATCCGCCGTCGGCACCGAGTTCATGGTCACCAGGAACCGGTTCGGCGTGTCCGTCGGCTGCAAGACCTCATGCCGCACCAGACTCCACCCCAGGGCCCGCGTGCCCGATTCCATCGACCGGCCATCCGGGCTGGTGAACGAATACGTGAACGGGGTGTTCGCGTAACTGTAGATGTCGTGCGTCAGGTACAGCTCCTCGGTGCTTTCCGGCGAACCGTTGCCGTTCGTATCGCGAAACAGCGTGAAGTACACGTTG is part of the Deinococcus sp. KSM4-11 genome and harbors:
- a CDS encoding amino acid transporter — encoded protein: MPSAKRAPHPIIEDVSRWLVQEEPAQDTEGFYEPERKAQAQHHTHPWWKVMCLTGVDYFSTLGYQPGIAALAAGVLSPVATLVLVLVTLLGALPMYRRVAEQSPHGDGSISMLERLLTYWPSKFLVLTLIGFVATGFIITITLSAADAAAHITENPFLKPLVGGHEVGVTLLLVLLLGMVFLKGFKEAIGIAVVLVAVYLSLSAVVIGQGFVLIAQQPHVIGDWLGALRHGYASPLAVIGAALLVFPKLALGLSGFETGVVVMPLIKGDPGDTEAQPVGRIRNGKKLLTTAALLMSVYLIASSLVTTLLIPAPLFQPGAEANGRALAYLAHEHLGGLLGTAYDVSTISILWFAGASAMAGLLNIVPRYLPRYGMAPEWSRAHRPLVLLFVLLCVLMTLAFRANVDNQAAAYATGVLAMMTSAAVAVALSAARQGQRFGAWAFGVISAIFVYTSAVTILSNPQGLYIAALFIVLVLAVGISSRVSRSFELRVSSVQLDESAIRLLKSSPIRPLRLVSHYPGRSSEDEYRKQEMRVRQMVHLPPEQPFIFLEVEVDDASEFTDVVEVTGFQVGPYGVLKATGSSVPNTIAAVMLHLRGKGAPPQVYMRWTESSPLPLALDFVIGGRGDVPPLTREILRRAEPDRDRRPIVHVGG
- a CDS encoding TetR/AcrR family transcriptional regulator yields the protein MARYPKDHRQQTRERIVQAATEAFKTEGIDGVGIARVMGRAGLTHGGFYAHFQSKDDLVGEVLAGSLEASVHPRVQAAREAGEGLAGVVRGYVNRAHRDHPATGCVLPTLSGEVARQPEAVRGALTGSLERLIADMSELSTAPDAAARRADALATLAGMVGALALSRAVSDPTLSDELLKATRDGLMRQHTPSRTD